Within the Nicotiana tabacum cultivar K326 chromosome 11, ASM71507v2, whole genome shotgun sequence genome, the region ttgaagtctagttttcttgaaatcaaacAGTTTGCAATTTTGATATTTCTATACCtagatatgaattttttggtgagactgcgcaaatctaaaattttcaacATGGTGAAATCgaaagttggtttcaaaatattatccGGCGCGATTCTGAAGGTTTTTGATTCTGTGTATTAGATATATTTTAGATATTGAAGTCATCAAACGGTTCGTTATTTTCACTCTCCCACGGCAAGATATGAATCATTTGTTACAAGCACGTAAAGCTGAAAATTATGCGACTAAGATAAAAGTCGaacaatgtaaagcaaaagagaagctgaaatatttaagccctcgAAGTCTCCAAGTTTAAGTCTTCAAGTGTATTCAAGTTGAAGTCCCCAAGTTGAAATCTTCAACCCCGTCggttttcaagttgaagtcttcaaatccgctgatcttcaagttgaaatatttaggccctccaagtctcaaagttgaagtcttcaagtctgtcggttttcaagttgaagtcttcaaattcgtcgatcttcaagttgaaatatttaggccctCCAAGGCTCAAAGatgaagtcttcaagtccgtcggtcttcaagttgaagtcttcaaattcgccgatcttcaagttgaaatatttaggccctccaattctcaaagttgaagtcttcaagttcgtcggtcttcaagtttcaGTCTTCAAATTCGTCGgtcttaaagttgaattgtttaaCCCTCCGAATCTTCgagttgaagtctgcaaagtccgccaaatcttcaaagttttccaagtgttcaAGTTAAGGTCGTCTTCGAGTTGAAgctttataactttccaatcttaaggtggacatataagtccctttgcaccttaagttggccttgccgaaagtcgggtcattttgagagtaatctctctgatagtcaggccacattgagagtaatatcTCCGATAGTCAGgccgttttgagagtaatctctgcGATAGTCAAGCCACATTCTGTGGATATATAAGtcttccaatcttaaggtggacatataagtccttttgcaccttaagttggcctcttcgcgagtttgtccttaaaaggaactataactttccaatcttaaggtggacatataagtccctttgcaccttaagttggccttgcCGAAAGTcgggtcgttttgagagtaatctctccgatagtcaagccacattgagagtaatctctccgatagtcgggccgttttgagagtaatctcttcgatagtcaggccacattgagagtaatctctccgatagtcgggccgtTTTgcgagtaatctctccgatagtcaagCCACATTATGTGGACATATAACtcttccaatcttaaggtggacatataagtccttTTGCagcttaagttggcctcttcgcgggtttgtccttaaaaggaactacaactttccaatcttaaggtggacatatgagtccctttgcaccttaagttggccttgcCGAAAGTcaggtcgttttgagagtaatcaCTCTGATAGTCGAgccgttttgagagtaatctctccgatagtcgagccacattgagagtaatctctccgatagtcgggtaaGGATGAGTACTCATCCCTTCACACTTCAAGATTGTCTTCTTCATGTGTAGATTATCTCGTTGAACAAGAGCATATCTTTCTCGCTTGACctacaaaaaaaggaaaaaaagataacaaaggaagaaaagcacaagaaaagaaaaaaaaattaccttCGCGTCAATGCTTCCGTGTCCACAAAACTAGACTCAATAGAGCTTGCGAATACTACAAATTGATGTTTAGAGGGGAAGAACATACGTCTATATATACACATATGGGAAGGCATCGGACAATAAATTTGACGATGTGGGATATTGCAATTGTATTTCATGTCGGATTCGGCTACTGCTTTGTGTCTTCGAAGAAGGATTGGTCTAACTACGGCGGCAATGTAAGAATTCCGACAAATCAATTGTGTTGGAATTTGTGAATGGATGAATTGTATCCGGTCATTACGGTAAGGACTCTCTACAAGGAATCAAGTGTAATTTGTAGTGTCCTCCTAAAATTTCAAGTCACAGCAAAATATTTTATTAGAGACAAAAAAGGAATGCTTTTCCAAGAATAGAGATTGCTCACCAAGTAGAATATAGATTGCAAAGTACGTGACGGACCATCTTGGAATCTAAAATTTAATGGTTTTTATATTCTATGTGATTGAGGCATGTAACAGTATACTAATATAAATACTTCAAGCCTAATCTTCAAAGATTTAAATGCGTCAacaagtcttgaagtagggggcatttgtaagcatttaaattttatcgataaaattatttggactatatttaaattcaagatatattggtccaaacaAATATTATGAGCTAATataatagaattatatatataagtccaatatatatggattaaataaataagtcttaatttattgggctaaagtgatgagcccacttcattaagcccaagatgatATCTTTTTAGAGGCCCAGATTGGTgacacgtgtcaaatgacgtggcgcgccaagtcaagcggaagagccaataggacaatgctacgtgtcaaaatgacaaggcatgtccaGTCACACTAAAAGACCAATGAAATCgcaccacgtgtgcaagtgacatgttctggccaatcaaatgcagtcatgtcacacttcaatttgattggtcggaaagagtttgttcttatcataactcttcctttccacaactataaataggggtcttcataactcagaaaagacaccagaagttataacaagaagcaagaaagagctcgtggatcaaacgctgcaaaatcctccacaagtttcaagcttcaagctcaagaacgaagaacaaatcaagctcaagctcaagaacgaagaacaaatcaagttcaagctcaagaacgaaaaCTAAATCAAGTTCAAAtccaagcaatcaagctcaagctcaagaacaagatcatcgttcgtggcaacaaacatagattcaagatcaagttcaaaggcccttgaatttatttaccattgaaaagaagaatcagaggattcattgagattgtacactcaaatattcgaaattaaatactacgattgttgcgatatttttcgatcttaattttattttcttgacacaaatttattgtctacatgTACCAAGAGAAAAATTCGCGAAAAGTAAAGAATCATATGCATATCTTTATACTATTGAAGAGATGAAAACACCAGTAAGTAGCTaccaaaatataaaaattgaacacaaatatAGTACTCCTTatacatctttttttcttttaaaaaatatataaagctGTCCAGATTTACCATACATGTGGAATTCTATACTCTCTGAAGAAAATATCTATGACGAATAAAAGCTTTGACAATCACTACTTTCTTCTCCTTCACCAGTTCAATTCTGCTGCTTGTTTGGTTCAAAATTCTGTTACAACCATAAATGTGGAATTCCACATTTGTTATATCTTAAAGCCTGGGATTTACCATACATGTGGAATTCTATACTCTCTGAAGAAAATATCTATGAAATTTATAGTAAAGTTTCATTAATAATATGTTTTCTAGTTGGCAATATGacttagaggagacttgagaaGATCTCCATACATGTAAGCTTTAAAAGAATAAATATTTCTAGTTGGACGTGATGCTATGTTCGAGTCGTGGAAGCAGCGACTAATGtttgcattagggtaggttgtctacatcacaaGCTCTTGGGGTGCAGCCCTTTCCTGGCCCCAGCATAACAAATTCCTTTGCACCGGGCTACCCTTAGACGTGAtgttatgttttgatttttgttttttattttattttatgtaaaaCAATACTATAGTACTTGGTACATTTATGAATATATGAGCTCTTCAAttagataaagagaaaaataaattgTGTACAATTTCTCTTCCAAGTTCTGGGCAAAACAGATTGACACAAATTCTTTCCTTGTGCAATAAACTGCTATAATCTAGTTTTCCTTTTCAACAATTTTCTCTCAAACTGCTGTCCAAAAGAACAAAAGGAATTTGATTTATTCTTGAAACTCTCTTGCTGCAGGAATTGAAGAGAATAATTGCTCGCCCCATTTCTCACCTAGCACCCCATAAATCCATTTTGAGAACATTATATAACACGATACGCCTTCAATTTTCAATAAAATTAATCTCAAGGATAGAAAAGCTTGGCAAATAAAAGTTCGTTCCAAGTATCTTGAAGTCCAGGCAAACACCAATGAACACAATCAGCGTAGCTGAACGGATTTGCTAGTTGTTCTGGTGTTAACGGACTCCATTGCTTCTTATAAATCGTTGTGTGCGCGTCTTTTCTATAACTTGAGAGTTGTGTGATGTTGAGAAATGAGATGGGCACTTTTGATTTACTAAATTCTTTTGCAATCACTTGCATTATGCTTTTTCTACTATCTGTTCCCCAGTAATTCGGATCTTCTATCATTTTAGTCTCATTGTAACAGTTCTTATTTGGTTCTCCTCCCCATTCTATGCTCCTGCCAAACAAAGAATAGAAACCTAAATTATCAAAATGATGTTTGAACACACTAAAAAGTATTGAATTTGGATTATTCCTTCAAATCGAGTCGCATAAAAATGTGGAAGTagtcactaatgcttgcattagggtaaaCTATCTACATCACGCCCCTTGGGGTGCGGTCTTTCTCGGGCCTGGGTGAATACAGGAAAAGTAGGTTAACTCCTTCGTGATCCAACGCCCCAAAATTATATATGTAAACCACGTAAAATCTAACAATACTTCTACTCTTTTCCAACTttaaatatcaaatatttttgttttatttcaacCAAATATTATCCAAAcgcctttttatattttttttcctttttattaaaaccaaaaatgTAACATATAGCAAGGCAAGAGAGGAAGAAAAGATTATTGTTTACTCACTTTTCATGAGAAGGTGACATGCTAGTGAAAAAGACTCTGGTTTTGTTTGGATCCATATTCTTTTTAATCCATTTCAACATACTCTTCATTGCCATTCGATATGCCTCCTCTGTGGAAACTTCCACTATATCTTTCACTTCATCGTCGAATGACCCTTGCCTGCATCAATTTGCATTTCATATATGTTAGTACATAGTATGTCACTGGCAATTACTTGTAGTTATCTTTTAGGTGATCTGATCACTTGTGTCAAAATTCGTATGCACGGTTAATATATAAAAGTTAAAACTTATAAACGAAAAACAAGAAAGAGCAAAGGAAATTACAAAATATTAAAATGGAGGCCCCTCATCCACCAAAGATAAGTATTGAACACAATTATATCAGCTCCTTTCCAATATTTTCCATGTGCATTTATTGATCTTTTTCGAACAACTCTTTCCTCGATTCTATGTTTGACTGCATCATCAGAATTTGATTCCAGTAGAAATGGTGCCCAGTAGAACTCAATAGTTGCATTATAATCCTGGAAATTAAAATACAAACCAACTTACATTTGTGTATTAGATCAACACACAAATTAATAGAATTGTAATGTGTAAGCTCAAAAATTGCTAGAGATGATCACCTTAATGGTGAAAATGTCGAAATTACCAACAGTTTTCATGGATTTAGCATCGTCAGGAACGAGTCTATGGACAAGACAAACCATAGAAACAAACTGTCCTCTGTTCAAGGAATCGCCCACGAACAACATCTTCTTCCCCCGAAGAGTTTCTAGCATTAACGTCGCATTGAAACTGCCATTTTACATTAGCAAAAGGCGTCATGAATCATGTGTTTATGGAACAAATGCTGTTTGGAAAGGATGGTGTGAGTTTGTATTTGTTATTGAAGTTGACATCTTATtcccaggggcggatttaggctGTTTTTATGGTAcacgtgaatccatggtctttcCGCCAAACTAActattttatgtaaatatttcgTAAAATTGATCTAATATTATTTGTTGGCTTCCATGCTTCAAAAAGATTGAATGATACACTTGGTTGAATCCTGAGTTATTTATCCAAAGGAACATGGATCGATAACCCACTTAGTATTCCTATTTTCTCGCTTTTTTTAATGGATAATGGGtggataactattttcttttaaccattttactACCTTTATACATAACTAACATCAAATGATATGTCGACTAGTGATCAGTAAATAACTACACTGATGTCAGAAAAGCTCTAGATTGCTGACTAAATAGACTCGTAATATAATCAGTATTACGTTCAAGTTTAACTTTTATAAACTGACAGTATAAAAGAATGTTACCTCGGAAGCGAGCAACCGTGAGGTTGCCATCTCCAATGTTGATAGTTTTTATCTGGCCGGCCATGTTCTTGGCAAGTCAACTGTGGTTGTATGTACGGACACTCTGATTCTTCGTACAAAGGCCGATTCTCGTCCCAAACCCATCTCCCACTGAACACATCGCATCCTTCCTCTGTCTCTCCTATTGCAAATGGTAACTTTTGTTTGTTCTTCTCTACCAGCACAATTCAAAAATACAGTCAATT harbors:
- the LOC107759798 gene encoding protein trichome birefringence-like 33, which gives rise to MKPPPSSSPFSSSFLRKIRFSPFLLILLPFIVLIIILYSEEFNCIFSQLDSRVSSQQHNSMSRNIKKNKQKLPFAIGETEEGCDVFSGRWVWDENRPLYEESECPYIQPQLTCQEHGRPDKNYQHWRWQPHGCSLPSFNATLMLETLRGKKMLFVGDSLNRGQFVSMVCLVHRLVPDDAKSMKTVGNFDIFTIKDYNATIEFYWAPFLLESNSDDAVKHRIEERVVRKRSINAHGKYWKGADIIVFNTYLWWMRGLHFNILQGSFDDEVKDIVEVSTEEAYRMAMKSMLKWIKKNMDPNKTRVFFTSMSPSHEKSIEWGGEPNKNCYNETKMIEDPNYWGTDSRKSIMQVIAKEFSKSKVPISFLNITQLSSYRKDAHTTIYKKQWSPLTPEQLANPFSYADCVHWCLPGLQDTWNELLFAKLFYP